A genomic window from Daphnia magna isolate NIES linkage group LG9, ASM2063170v1.1, whole genome shotgun sequence includes:
- the LOC116931138 gene encoding peptide deformylase, mitochondrial isoform X1, with translation MFHCTKILNKCPVTPVLTRCRSSFAKFQEWYRDLWTPQLPAPPFKHVCQIGDPTLRLKAGDVPLEELSSDRMKHILLVLRSVMKNYKSVGISAPQIGIPLRIMMIEIPEYVVQHFGPEVCKTREIFTTPFRVFINPVMEIKDFKQTLFPEACESLKGMSALVPRYRGVHLKGYEYDGSPTECDVTGWAARIIQHEMDHLNGRIYTDIMECKSLQVDLWKTINAKKGNVFVKYNK, from the exons ATGTTTCATTGTacgaaaattttaaataaatgtcCTGTAACACCAGTTTTAACCCGTTGCCGGTCATCTTTtgcaaaatttcaagaatG GTACCGCGATCTGTGGACTCCCCAACTACCGGCTCCGCCTTTCAAACACGTGTGCCAAATCGGTG ACCCAACATTAAGACTGAAAGCTGGAGATGTGCCTCTTGAAGAACTTAGTTCTGATCGGATGAAGCATATTCTTCTAGTTTTGAGAAGTGtgatgaaaaactataaatcAGTTGGGATTTCAGCCCCACAGATTGGAATTCCTTTAAGAATTATGATGATTGAAATTCCAGAATATGTAGTACAACATTTTGGTCCAGAAGTTTGTAAAACACGTGAAATTTTCACTACCCCTTTCAGG GTATTTATTAACCCAGTaatggaaataaaagattttaaGCAAACTCTTTTTCCTGAAGCATGTGAAAGCCTCAAGGGGATGAGTGCCTTGGTACCCAGATATAGAGGAGTGCATCTTAAG GGATATGAATACGATGGATCTCCGACGGAATGTGATGTAACAGGCTGGGCGGCAAGAATAATTCAACATGAAATGGATCATCTGAATGGCCGTATTTACACTGATATAATGGAATGCAAGTCTCTGCAAGTAGATCTTTGGAAAACGATTAACgccaaaaaaggaaatgtcttCGTTAAATATAACAAATGA
- the LOC116931090 gene encoding centrosomal protein of 135 kDa isoform X1 has translation MGTQSHPPSNLRSKTSYSLYVSLRHQLDDLGYNNYLSNDTVPLVDKLVKDLLCYKQLCTANPNSQPSARKQSEQAPAESLTTTECSIKNFGQHYRQYSRDEKITNTEVEVLKQEKSKLQEQINELKFVLDQNTTIIQRLKKENDTKSLLLLQLQNETAKGESQVNPSKPSIEKDGDLPGANLSKIQALYKRILAASDNPAIIDWVKAAEVKISNLERELDNTGRALDVSQRTCEQFQKQILEYENKLIQLEKADRNRGTNTFAQLKSRMEQKEQENKELQAKLSEAVRNQHEAMSRAIMLAGDRPYNHETAAKNASAEKKIISLESERNVMKQMLTTTQKERDELMKEVHRLHSQESMLMNEIRALVSSESASQGPKSKHVRFQTNDKNASTTDSGVESSARSATSSVQEEGGGRGRENWLKRLAEQRQLYYDNVHQLLNYMKNRQGLPTELPGGKPDTQNSQAFDPSRPTVLQQNPPQTSNASYNLPQQQSQRNIDQPLHTYQQPPLLNFQQPDRQQVPAGGQTTYNWPSGQPYGPQSENIFVPPNQESQSISMSTGQSNAPQSNTAVAQQKPQSPAQNQRNSDEIPPQQQLNNYQWYAQSQRNAGQTNPTRPNFPVCVCGGVPQNFLSQFQGQPGIPQTYQPNPSMGPFSYPQSYHDPNAGMPNYQNSYQSHSNAHPQGFVQQSNVSSAQPAQGLATHTSTKSFGIITPDQPNHRISRPTTTNVHDRKTQTESGASASAYTPTTEEISKLPDQLQTWAQNVMEEKKSLKEKNSELRLELDEIKENSQKSDGLVTDVTEKFKKAEDLILKLQADIEASNTKMRFMEQSLQLERNNLQQLRLDIDEADGNSSSLTKKFVEKSTQLDAAKQQCQHLEQTVGALQDQIKSLQNQLLAIQSQNEIPNPVVQKLLNEIEGRNTRVLQLEKQLSAKQDIVTQREKEVDAINNKLKETEQDLNAEKAKVWQLQQDMENSHGKLKVTEREVSLEKNRLQQLQAEIANADMNAASLTKKMMEKTAQLDEARQHCNGLEQKVLRLEEQVGSLQGQLRSLQVIRAQGETEQRQLLDELDACKARINQLERQSSTKQDTITMLQNHIQTYENKIQMLERETGEKNSQVELNRRQNDRLVDEIDKAKIDNSSLRQENERLVASLAQSRGELDRERKGAEDLRREIQSYVNHVRQVESILAKKDEEKDALLKQFQALANETSSFDTERENMERSIRSQKQEVTTLQAELLTVRRRLGELEQLYAQQKTAGVQSEMQADDLLRRLGILERDLRDERGDKIRLEQQLAAAHDLQNRLEKQLEKLRMEAAQADSTTHQMETETTRLHEDFRVLDQRLLKEKENVRNLESLVSILRQERSQQENQMRTMSQDLTRLHHREIILQEELANVKAELCGTEGKVADLSRENQRLKQEVLQEKFEREKTRQEYKRIGNLSRTSPLLSYNASPAPGALHNLSTATIGTVTVAGASGGSSVSSPRKRQTVAARFANNETQT, from the exons ATGGGGACCCAAAGCCATCCACCTAGCAATTTACGATCAAAAACTAGTTATTCTCTATACGTCAGTCTTCGCCATCAGCTGGACGACTTAGGCTACAATAACTATTTGTCAAATGATACTGTTCCATTAGTGGATAAACTAGTTAAAGATCTCCTGTGTTACAAACAATTGTGTACAGCAAACCCAAATTCTCAACCAAGTGcaagaaaa CAAAGTGAACAGGCTCCGGCAGAAAGTTTGACCACAACAGAATGTAGCATTAAGAATTTTGGCCAACATTATCGGCAGTATTCCCGGGATGAAAAGATAACTAATACAGAAGTAGAAG taCTGAAACAGGAAAAATCAAAGCTTCaggaacaaataaatgaactGAAATTTGTTCTTGATCAAAACACAACCATTATCCAAAgattaaaaaaggaaaatgataCAAAAAGTTTACTACTTTTGCAGCTTCAAAATGAAACAGCTAAGG GTGAATCACAGGTTAACCCATCCAAACCCAGCATAGAAAAAGATGGTGATTTACCAGGGGCCAACCTATCAAAAATCCAGGCACTTTACAAGAGGATACTAGCAGCATCTGATAATCCTGCTATTATCGACTGGGTTAAGGCCGCTGAAGTAAAAATCAGCAACTTGGAGCGTGAATTGGACAACACCGGCAGAGCACTCGATGTTAGCCAAAGAACTTGCGAGCAGTTTCAGAAGCAG ATTTTGGAATATGAAAACAAACTCATCCAGCTCGAAAAAGCAGACAGAAACAGAGGAACCAATACCTTTGCGCAACTGAAATCTCGAATGGAACAAAAGGAGCAAGAGAATAAAGAACTACAGGCTAAACTCTCAG AAGCAGTACGGAACCAACATGAAGCAATGAGTAGAGCAATTATGCTAGCTGGCGACAGACCATACAATCACGAAACGGCTGCAAAAAACGCTAGTgcagagaaaaaaattattagtctTGAGTCAGAACGCAACGTGATGAAACAGATGTTAACCACCACTCAGAAAGAAAGGGATGAATTAATGAAAGAAGTCCATCGCTTACATTCTCAAG AATCCATGTTGATGAATGAAATTCGCGCTCTCGTAAGCAGTGAATCAGCCTCACAGGGACCAAAATCCAAGCATGTTCGCTTTCAAACGAATGACAAAAATGCTTCAACAACGGATAGTGGCGTCGAATCTTCTGCCAGATCAGCGACTAGTTCAGTTCAGGAGGAGGGGGGAGGACGCGGTCGCGAAAACTGGCTGAAGCGACTGGCAGAGCAGCGCCAGTTGTACTATGACAACGTTCATCAGTTATTGAACTACATGAAAAATCGCCAAGGATTGCCTACCGAACTACCGGGCGGTAAACCTGATACGCAAAATTCCCAGGCTTTTGACCCCAGTCGACCAACTGTTTTGCAGCAAAATCCTCCTCAAACGAGTAATGCATCGTACAATCTACCTCAGCAACAATCACAGCGGAACATTGATCAACCTTTGCATACGTATCAACAACCTCCACTCCTCAATTTTCAACAGCCTGATCGGCAACAAGTACCGGCAGGGGGCCAGACGACATATAATTGGCCTTCCGGTCAACCTTATGGACCACAATCTGAAAATATATTTGTTCCACCAAATCAAGAATCACAGTCGATATCAATGTCAACTGGGCAATCAAATGCTCCGCAATCAAACACAGCTGTCGCTCAACAGAAACCCCAGTCACCTGCTCAAAATCAAAGGAATTCTGACGAAATACCACCGCAGCAACAACTAAATAACTACCAATGGTATGCTCAATCTCAGAGAAATGCTGGACAAACTAATCCAACACGCCCGAATTTTCCTGTTTGTGTTTGTGGGGGCGTACCACAAAACTTTTTGTCACAGTTCCAGGGACAGCCCGGAATTCCTCAAACATATCAGCCCAATCCAAGTATGGGTCCATTTAGTTATCCACAATCATATCATGATCCCAATGCTGGCATGCccaattatcaaaattcataTCAGTCACACTCCAATGCTCACCCGCAAGGATTTGTTCAACAGTCAAACGTTTCCTCCGCTCAGCCTGCTCAAGGGTTGGCTACCCACACGAGTACAAAATCGTTTGGTATTATAACCCCCGACCAGCCTAACCACAGGATTAGCAGACCTACTACAACAAACGTGCATGACCGTAAAACTCAAACGGAATCCGGAGCTTCCGCATCAGCCTACACACCTACTACTGAAGAAATAAGTAAACTACCAGATCAGCTTCAAACGTGGGCGCAAAACGTGATGGAGGAAAAGAAGtcattgaaagaaaagaattccGAACTACGACTTGAATTAGACgaaataaaggaaaattcacAGAAATCGGATGGCCTAGTGACTGATGTTAcggaaaaatttaaaaaggctGAAGATCTGATTTTGAAACTTCAGGCCGATATAGAAGCTTCCAATACGAAGATGCGTTTTATGGAACAGAGCCTTCAGCTCGAACGCAACAACTTGCAGCAGCTTCGCCTCGATATTGACGAAGCCGACGGAAATTCGTCCTCCCtaacaaagaaatttgttGAAAAATCGACTCAGCTGGATGCGGCGAAACAGCAATGCCAACACTTAGAACAAACCGTAGGGGCGCTTCAGGATCAGATAAAGAGTCTTCAAAATCAATTGTTAGCGATACAG AGCCAGAACGAAATCCCAAATCCAGTTGTACAAAAATTATTGAACGAAATAGAAGGTCGCAATACCCGCGTCCTCCAGCTAGAAAAACAATTATCTGCAAAGCAGGACATTGTAACCCaacgagaaaaagaagtcgATGCCATCAATAATAAACTCAAAGAAACGGAGCAAGATCTCAATGCAGAAAAGGCTAAAGTCTGGCAGCTGCAACAAGACATGGAAAATTCTCACGGCAAACTGAAGGTGACGGAGCGTGAAGTGTCACTTGAGAAAAATAGGCTTCAACAGCTACAGGCGGAAATAGCAAACGCCGACATGAATGCTGCCTCcctgacgaagaaaatgatggAGAAAACTGCACAACTTGACGAGGCAAGGCAGCATTGCAACGGGCTGGAACAGAAAGTACTGAGACTCGAAGAACAAGTAGGAAGTCTTCAGGGTCAGTTACGCAGCTTGCAG GTTATACGTGCTCAGGGTGAAACCGAACAACGACAGCTTCTGGACGAACTAGATGCATGTAAGGCACGGATTAACCAATTGGAAAGGCAATCATCCACGAAGCAGGATACAATTACAATGCTCCAGAACCATATTCAGActtatgaaaacaaaattcagaTGCTCGAACGAGAAACCGGTGAGAAAAACAGCCAAGTGGAGTTGAACCGTCGTCAAAATGATCGCCTTGTTGACGAAATTGACAAAGCAAAAATAGATAATTCGTCACTTCGGCAAGAAAACGA GCGATTAGTTGCTTCACTCGCCCAAAGTCGCGGGGAATTGGATCGCGAACGCAAAGGTGCTGAGGATCTGCGACGAGAGATTCAGTCGTATGTCAATCATGTACGACAAGTGGAGTCCATTTTGGCAAAAAAG gacgaagaaaaagatgctCTCTTGAAGCAGTTTCAAGCTTTAGCAAACGAGACCAGCAGCTTCGacacagaaagagaaaatatgGAACGGTCCATTCGAAGTCAGAAACAAGAAGTCACCACTTTGCAGGCAGAATTATTGACTGTGCGACGGCGGCTTGGAGAACTCGAACAACTGTATGCACAACAGAAAACAGCTGGGGTTCAATCAGAAATGCAAGCCGACGATTTATTACGGCGATTGGGTATTTTGGAGCGAGATTTGCGAGATGAACGAGGAGATAAG ATACGACTCGAACAGCAGCTTGCTGCCGCACACGATCTCCAGAATCGACTGGAAAAGCAATTAGAAAAACTTCGAATGGAAGCTGCCCAAGCTGATTCAACCACTCATCAG ATGGAAACTGAAACTACCCGGCTGCACGAGGATTTTCGAGTACTCGACCAACGTCtattgaaagaaaaggaaaatgttcGCAATTTAGAGTCGCTTGTATCAATCTTGCGGCAAGAGAGATCCCAACAAGAAAACCAGATGCGCACCATGTCCCAAGACTTAACGCGATTACATCATCGAGAGATTATTTTGCAAGAAGAATT AGCGAATGTGAAAGCAGAGCTATGTGGCACTGAAGGCAAAGTTGCCGATTTAAGTCGCGAAAATCAACGCTTGAAACAAGAGGTTCTCCAAGAGAAGTTTGAGCGCGAGAAGACTCGACAAGAGTACAAACGCATTGGCAATCTGAGTCGCACATCACCTTTGCTATCCTACAATGCCTCACCTGCTCCTGGAGCTTTGCACAACCTTTCAACCGCAACGATAGGGACTGTTACTGTAGCTGGCGCAAGTGGGGGATCATCAGTCAGCTCGCCACGGAAAAGACAAACAGTTGCAGCACGTTTTGCAAACAATGAAACACAGACATGA
- the LOC116931090 gene encoding centrosomal protein of 135 kDa isoform X2 yields MEQKEQENKELQAKLSEAVRNQHEAMSRAIMLAGDRPYNHETAAKNASAEKKIISLESERNVMKQMLTTTQKERDELMKEVHRLHSQESMLMNEIRALVSSESASQGPKSKHVRFQTNDKNASTTDSGVESSARSATSSVQEEGGGRGRENWLKRLAEQRQLYYDNVHQLLNYMKNRQGLPTELPGGKPDTQNSQAFDPSRPTVLQQNPPQTSNASYNLPQQQSQRNIDQPLHTYQQPPLLNFQQPDRQQVPAGGQTTYNWPSGQPYGPQSENIFVPPNQESQSISMSTGQSNAPQSNTAVAQQKPQSPAQNQRNSDEIPPQQQLNNYQWYAQSQRNAGQTNPTRPNFPVCVCGGVPQNFLSQFQGQPGIPQTYQPNPSMGPFSYPQSYHDPNAGMPNYQNSYQSHSNAHPQGFVQQSNVSSAQPAQGLATHTSTKSFGIITPDQPNHRISRPTTTNVHDRKTQTESGASASAYTPTTEEISKLPDQLQTWAQNVMEEKKSLKEKNSELRLELDEIKENSQKSDGLVTDVTEKFKKAEDLILKLQADIEASNTKMRFMEQSLQLERNNLQQLRLDIDEADGNSSSLTKKFVEKSTQLDAAKQQCQHLEQTVGALQDQIKSLQNQLLAIQSQNEIPNPVVQKLLNEIEGRNTRVLQLEKQLSAKQDIVTQREKEVDAINNKLKETEQDLNAEKAKVWQLQQDMENSHGKLKVTEREVSLEKNRLQQLQAEIANADMNAASLTKKMMEKTAQLDEARQHCNGLEQKVLRLEEQVGSLQGQLRSLQVIRAQGETEQRQLLDELDACKARINQLERQSSTKQDTITMLQNHIQTYENKIQMLERETGEKNSQVELNRRQNDRLVDEIDKAKIDNSSLRQENERLVASLAQSRGELDRERKGAEDLRREIQSYVNHVRQVESILAKKDEEKDALLKQFQALANETSSFDTERENMERSIRSQKQEVTTLQAELLTVRRRLGELEQLYAQQKTAGVQSEMQADDLLRRLGILERDLRDERGDKIRLEQQLAAAHDLQNRLEKQLEKLRMEAAQADSTTHQMETETTRLHEDFRVLDQRLLKEKENVRNLESLVSILRQERSQQENQMRTMSQDLTRLHHREIILQEELANVKAELCGTEGKVADLSRENQRLKQEVLQEKFEREKTRQEYKRIGNLSRTSPLLSYNASPAPGALHNLSTATIGTVTVAGASGGSSVSSPRKRQTVAARFANNETQT; encoded by the exons ATGGAACAAAAGGAGCAAGAGAATAAAGAACTACAGGCTAAACTCTCAG AAGCAGTACGGAACCAACATGAAGCAATGAGTAGAGCAATTATGCTAGCTGGCGACAGACCATACAATCACGAAACGGCTGCAAAAAACGCTAGTgcagagaaaaaaattattagtctTGAGTCAGAACGCAACGTGATGAAACAGATGTTAACCACCACTCAGAAAGAAAGGGATGAATTAATGAAAGAAGTCCATCGCTTACATTCTCAAG AATCCATGTTGATGAATGAAATTCGCGCTCTCGTAAGCAGTGAATCAGCCTCACAGGGACCAAAATCCAAGCATGTTCGCTTTCAAACGAATGACAAAAATGCTTCAACAACGGATAGTGGCGTCGAATCTTCTGCCAGATCAGCGACTAGTTCAGTTCAGGAGGAGGGGGGAGGACGCGGTCGCGAAAACTGGCTGAAGCGACTGGCAGAGCAGCGCCAGTTGTACTATGACAACGTTCATCAGTTATTGAACTACATGAAAAATCGCCAAGGATTGCCTACCGAACTACCGGGCGGTAAACCTGATACGCAAAATTCCCAGGCTTTTGACCCCAGTCGACCAACTGTTTTGCAGCAAAATCCTCCTCAAACGAGTAATGCATCGTACAATCTACCTCAGCAACAATCACAGCGGAACATTGATCAACCTTTGCATACGTATCAACAACCTCCACTCCTCAATTTTCAACAGCCTGATCGGCAACAAGTACCGGCAGGGGGCCAGACGACATATAATTGGCCTTCCGGTCAACCTTATGGACCACAATCTGAAAATATATTTGTTCCACCAAATCAAGAATCACAGTCGATATCAATGTCAACTGGGCAATCAAATGCTCCGCAATCAAACACAGCTGTCGCTCAACAGAAACCCCAGTCACCTGCTCAAAATCAAAGGAATTCTGACGAAATACCACCGCAGCAACAACTAAATAACTACCAATGGTATGCTCAATCTCAGAGAAATGCTGGACAAACTAATCCAACACGCCCGAATTTTCCTGTTTGTGTTTGTGGGGGCGTACCACAAAACTTTTTGTCACAGTTCCAGGGACAGCCCGGAATTCCTCAAACATATCAGCCCAATCCAAGTATGGGTCCATTTAGTTATCCACAATCATATCATGATCCCAATGCTGGCATGCccaattatcaaaattcataTCAGTCACACTCCAATGCTCACCCGCAAGGATTTGTTCAACAGTCAAACGTTTCCTCCGCTCAGCCTGCTCAAGGGTTGGCTACCCACACGAGTACAAAATCGTTTGGTATTATAACCCCCGACCAGCCTAACCACAGGATTAGCAGACCTACTACAACAAACGTGCATGACCGTAAAACTCAAACGGAATCCGGAGCTTCCGCATCAGCCTACACACCTACTACTGAAGAAATAAGTAAACTACCAGATCAGCTTCAAACGTGGGCGCAAAACGTGATGGAGGAAAAGAAGtcattgaaagaaaagaattccGAACTACGACTTGAATTAGACgaaataaaggaaaattcacAGAAATCGGATGGCCTAGTGACTGATGTTAcggaaaaatttaaaaaggctGAAGATCTGATTTTGAAACTTCAGGCCGATATAGAAGCTTCCAATACGAAGATGCGTTTTATGGAACAGAGCCTTCAGCTCGAACGCAACAACTTGCAGCAGCTTCGCCTCGATATTGACGAAGCCGACGGAAATTCGTCCTCCCtaacaaagaaatttgttGAAAAATCGACTCAGCTGGATGCGGCGAAACAGCAATGCCAACACTTAGAACAAACCGTAGGGGCGCTTCAGGATCAGATAAAGAGTCTTCAAAATCAATTGTTAGCGATACAG AGCCAGAACGAAATCCCAAATCCAGTTGTACAAAAATTATTGAACGAAATAGAAGGTCGCAATACCCGCGTCCTCCAGCTAGAAAAACAATTATCTGCAAAGCAGGACATTGTAACCCaacgagaaaaagaagtcgATGCCATCAATAATAAACTCAAAGAAACGGAGCAAGATCTCAATGCAGAAAAGGCTAAAGTCTGGCAGCTGCAACAAGACATGGAAAATTCTCACGGCAAACTGAAGGTGACGGAGCGTGAAGTGTCACTTGAGAAAAATAGGCTTCAACAGCTACAGGCGGAAATAGCAAACGCCGACATGAATGCTGCCTCcctgacgaagaaaatgatggAGAAAACTGCACAACTTGACGAGGCAAGGCAGCATTGCAACGGGCTGGAACAGAAAGTACTGAGACTCGAAGAACAAGTAGGAAGTCTTCAGGGTCAGTTACGCAGCTTGCAG GTTATACGTGCTCAGGGTGAAACCGAACAACGACAGCTTCTGGACGAACTAGATGCATGTAAGGCACGGATTAACCAATTGGAAAGGCAATCATCCACGAAGCAGGATACAATTACAATGCTCCAGAACCATATTCAGActtatgaaaacaaaattcagaTGCTCGAACGAGAAACCGGTGAGAAAAACAGCCAAGTGGAGTTGAACCGTCGTCAAAATGATCGCCTTGTTGACGAAATTGACAAAGCAAAAATAGATAATTCGTCACTTCGGCAAGAAAACGA GCGATTAGTTGCTTCACTCGCCCAAAGTCGCGGGGAATTGGATCGCGAACGCAAAGGTGCTGAGGATCTGCGACGAGAGATTCAGTCGTATGTCAATCATGTACGACAAGTGGAGTCCATTTTGGCAAAAAAG gacgaagaaaaagatgctCTCTTGAAGCAGTTTCAAGCTTTAGCAAACGAGACCAGCAGCTTCGacacagaaagagaaaatatgGAACGGTCCATTCGAAGTCAGAAACAAGAAGTCACCACTTTGCAGGCAGAATTATTGACTGTGCGACGGCGGCTTGGAGAACTCGAACAACTGTATGCACAACAGAAAACAGCTGGGGTTCAATCAGAAATGCAAGCCGACGATTTATTACGGCGATTGGGTATTTTGGAGCGAGATTTGCGAGATGAACGAGGAGATAAG ATACGACTCGAACAGCAGCTTGCTGCCGCACACGATCTCCAGAATCGACTGGAAAAGCAATTAGAAAAACTTCGAATGGAAGCTGCCCAAGCTGATTCAACCACTCATCAG ATGGAAACTGAAACTACCCGGCTGCACGAGGATTTTCGAGTACTCGACCAACGTCtattgaaagaaaaggaaaatgttcGCAATTTAGAGTCGCTTGTATCAATCTTGCGGCAAGAGAGATCCCAACAAGAAAACCAGATGCGCACCATGTCCCAAGACTTAACGCGATTACATCATCGAGAGATTATTTTGCAAGAAGAATT AGCGAATGTGAAAGCAGAGCTATGTGGCACTGAAGGCAAAGTTGCCGATTTAAGTCGCGAAAATCAACGCTTGAAACAAGAGGTTCTCCAAGAGAAGTTTGAGCGCGAGAAGACTCGACAAGAGTACAAACGCATTGGCAATCTGAGTCGCACATCACCTTTGCTATCCTACAATGCCTCACCTGCTCCTGGAGCTTTGCACAACCTTTCAACCGCAACGATAGGGACTGTTACTGTAGCTGGCGCAAGTGGGGGATCATCAGTCAGCTCGCCACGGAAAAGACAAACAGTTGCAGCACGTTTTGCAAACAATGAAACACAGACATGA
- the LOC116931131 gene encoding hydroxymethylglutaryl-CoA lyase, mitochondrial, protein MFKKIVSNRSIFRYFSKTSPNRTSVRIVEVGPRDGLQNEKHVVPTSTKIQFINKLSDAGLKSIEVTSFVSPKWVPQMADHSEVFMGIKKYPDVSYPVLTPNVLGLNAAIKVGAKEVAVFGAASESFSRKNINCTVEESIQRFKEVVNEAKKHGIRIRGYVSCVVGCPYEGSIAPSAVAKVAEALFDVGCYEVSLGDTIGVGTPGSISKMLKEVTKHIPVEKLALHCHDTYGQALANILRGIDMGIAVVDSSVGGLGGCPYAKGASGNVASEEVVYMLHGLGIDTGVDLSKLIDAGEYMCAVLGRPSGSKVSRAMLSKKC, encoded by the exons atgtttaaaaaaattgtttcgaACAGGTCCATTTTTCGATATTTCAGC aAAACTAGCCCAAACAGGACTTCTGTTAGGATCGTTGAAGTTGGGCCGAGGGATGGTTTacaaaatgagaaacatgTCGTACCAACTTCCACGAAGATTCAATTCATTAACAAATTATCAGATGCCGGACTAAAATCTATAGAGGTTACCAG TTTTGTGTCACCAAAATGGGTTCCTCAAATGGCAGACCACTCAGAAGTATTCATGGGGATTAAAAAGTACCCTGATGTCAGCTATCCTGTTCTCACTCCAAATGTTTTGGGTTTGAATGCTGCA ATTAAGGTAGGGGCTAAAGAAGTAGCTGTTTTTGGTGCTGCGTCAGAATCTTTTAGTCGAAAGAACATCAACTGCACTGTAGAAGAAAGTATTCAAAGGTTTAAAGAAGTTGTGAATGAGGCGAAGAAGCATGGAATACGTATTCGTGGATACGTGTCCTGTGTAGTTGGATGCCCATACGAGGGTTCCATTGCACCCTCCGCTGTTGCCAAA GTTGCTGAAGCATTATTCGACGTCGGTTGCTATGAAGTTTCCTTAGGGGACACAATTGGAGTAGGAACTCCTGGGTCTATCAGCAAAATGTTAAAGGAAGTCACGAAGCATATTCCCGTTGAGAAGCTAGCACTCCATTGCCACGACACTTACGGGCAAGCTTTGGCTAACATCTTAAGAGGAATTGAC ATGGGGATAGCTGTCGTAGATTCATCTGTTGGTGGATTAGGCGGATGTCCATATGCGAAGGGAGCATCAGGTAATGTAGCATCGGAGGAAGTTGTCTACATGTTACACGGGCTTGGCATAGATACAGGAGTTGATCTGAGTAAGCTAATCGATGCAGGCGAGTACATGTGTGCTGTGCTAGGGCGACCGAGTGGATCGAAAGTAAGTCGTGCTATGTTGTCAAAAAAATGTTGA
- the LOC116931138 gene encoding peptide deformylase, mitochondrial isoform X2, with product MSCNTSFNPLPVIFCKISRMVPRSVDSPTTGSAFQTRVPNRCGNMNTDPTLRLKAGDVPLEELSSDRMKHILLVLRSVMKNYKSVGISAPQIGIPLRIMMIEIPEYVVQHFGPEVCKTREIFTTPFRVFINPVMEIKDFKQTLFPEACESLKGMSALVPRYRGVHLKGYEYDGSPTECDVTGWAARIIQHEMDHLNGRIYTDIMECKSLQVDLWKTINAKKGNVFVKYNK from the exons atgtcCTGTAACACCAGTTTTAACCCGTTGCCGGTCATCTTTtgcaaaatttcaagaatG GTACCGCGATCTGTGGACTCCCCAACTACCGGCTCCGCCTTTCAAACACGTGTGCCAAATCGGTG TGGTAATATGAATACAGACCCAACATTAAGACTGAAAGCTGGAGATGTGCCTCTTGAAGAACTTAGTTCTGATCGGATGAAGCATATTCTTCTAGTTTTGAGAAGTGtgatgaaaaactataaatcAGTTGGGATTTCAGCCCCACAGATTGGAATTCCTTTAAGAATTATGATGATTGAAATTCCAGAATATGTAGTACAACATTTTGGTCCAGAAGTTTGTAAAACACGTGAAATTTTCACTACCCCTTTCAGG GTATTTATTAACCCAGTaatggaaataaaagattttaaGCAAACTCTTTTTCCTGAAGCATGTGAAAGCCTCAAGGGGATGAGTGCCTTGGTACCCAGATATAGAGGAGTGCATCTTAAG GGATATGAATACGATGGATCTCCGACGGAATGTGATGTAACAGGCTGGGCGGCAAGAATAATTCAACATGAAATGGATCATCTGAATGGCCGTATTTACACTGATATAATGGAATGCAAGTCTCTGCAAGTAGATCTTTGGAAAACGATTAACgccaaaaaaggaaatgtcttCGTTAAATATAACAAATGA